The following coding sequences lie in one Changpingibacter yushuensis genomic window:
- a CDS encoding IS1249 family transposase, which yields MGNPRCDICGQTMIKHGTTAWGRQRFRCKACSSTLTRRNDIHARDLAAFLDYVTGRTRYADMPGQGRNARRRFAHFWPLWPLSPLVDEVHHVVFVDGIYLSHKLVVLIACTKDHVVGWYVARGETSASWAALFSRIAPPDVVVCDGGSGIASAIAKTWPTTRIQRCTFHAFSTIKRTTTTRPRTNAGVELYGLARALLTIQTREESVAWLGELTTWNDRWQTFLAQQTHLSSGTYVPTHGRLIQARNSINTLARKGTLFTYLEPDLQVAGEPIPATNNQIEGGINTRLRALLREHRGMPLDHQIKAVLWWCDRHTENPASPARLLAITVTDTQIAAIFATTHHRTHAHNTINRWGTGVNWTDFHHTGTWHNTY from the coding sequence ATGGGAAATCCTCGATGTGACATCTGTGGCCAGACAATGATCAAGCATGGAACAACTGCTTGGGGACGCCAACGTTTCCGATGTAAAGCCTGCTCGTCGACCTTGACCCGCCGCAATGATATTCACGCTCGTGATCTGGCAGCCTTCTTGGACTATGTCACCGGACGCACCCGGTATGCCGACATGCCCGGTCAAGGAAGGAATGCTCGGCGCAGATTCGCCCACTTCTGGCCACTATGGCCTCTCTCGCCTCTAGTGGACGAGGTCCACCATGTTGTCTTCGTGGACGGGATCTACCTCTCCCACAAGCTTGTCGTCCTGATCGCCTGCACGAAGGATCATGTCGTGGGATGGTATGTGGCCCGAGGGGAGACCAGTGCCTCATGGGCGGCATTGTTCTCTCGTATTGCACCCCCTGACGTGGTGGTCTGTGACGGAGGATCAGGAATCGCCTCGGCCATAGCCAAGACGTGGCCCACCACGCGGATCCAACGCTGCACCTTCCACGCCTTCAGCACCATCAAACGCACGACCACCACCCGGCCACGCACCAATGCGGGCGTAGAACTCTACGGCCTGGCCCGGGCCCTCCTGACCATTCAGACGCGAGAGGAGTCGGTGGCGTGGCTGGGTGAACTCACCACCTGGAATGACAGGTGGCAAACGTTTCTGGCCCAGCAGACCCACCTTTCATCAGGAACATACGTGCCCACTCATGGCCGTCTGATCCAGGCTCGTAACTCGATCAACACTCTGGCTAGGAAAGGAACCCTGTTCACCTATCTCGAACCTGACCTGCAGGTGGCAGGTGAGCCGATCCCGGCTACCAACAACCAGATCGAAGGCGGGATCAACACGAGGTTACGAGCCTTGCTCAGAGAACACCGGGGCATGCCGCTCGACCATCAGATCAAAGCCGTTTTGTGGTGGTGCGATCGCCATACCGAGAACCCGGCTAGCCCCGCCCGTCTCTTGGCGATCACAGTCACGGACACCCAGATCGCCGCGATCTTCGCCACCACACACCACCGCACCCACGCCCACAACACCATCAACCGTTGGGGCACCGGCGTGAACTGGACAGACTTCCACCACACCGGAACCTGGCACAACACTTACTAA
- a CDS encoding helix-turn-helix domain-containing protein, with the protein MAQQDQDMAIESIGLTSTLGVVPTDSDGTQEDALRWLPTYSGIITKAQIRTLDRCPSADAALTLTGQFPDVDTFWARLAYVSAKSGWKAARATEQGIKQAEQANQTDQDRDESSHAILKASFTRAWTIGRAAWVAEHDAQLTGARMSGLVMRALRTAMGIEQAELADKLRVGERSVRAWESGETLANANVSAEIWAIYGMNGSSACALRSPAVKSRYSQQKPIRLLCEPPRFFSAVTGSPLRQSRSPTVPGPKAAQIDPAWTISDRATSGMVEDHETCSDERYRDQVSSDRKFRFLRIF; encoded by the coding sequence ATGGCACAGCAGGATCAGGATATGGCCATCGAGAGTATTGGCCTGACCAGTACGCTTGGTGTAGTCCCCACAGACTCCGACGGCACGCAAGAAGACGCATTGCGGTGGCTCCCAACCTACTCCGGGATCATCACGAAAGCTCAAATTCGCACTCTCGACCGGTGCCCGTCCGCCGATGCAGCTCTCACCTTGACCGGACAGTTCCCCGATGTTGACACGTTCTGGGCACGCTTGGCCTACGTCAGCGCGAAATCTGGATGGAAGGCGGCGAGGGCCACGGAACAGGGCATCAAGCAAGCCGAACAGGCAAACCAGACTGATCAGGACCGAGACGAATCCTCCCACGCAATCCTCAAAGCATCTTTCACACGAGCGTGGACGATTGGCCGCGCCGCGTGGGTGGCCGAGCATGACGCGCAACTCACGGGTGCGCGGATGAGTGGTCTAGTCATGCGGGCATTACGCACTGCAATGGGCATCGAGCAGGCTGAACTGGCCGATAAACTCAGAGTCGGTGAGCGTTCGGTCCGCGCGTGGGAATCGGGCGAAACACTCGCAAACGCTAACGTAAGTGCCGAAATCTGGGCCATATATGGGATGAATGGGTCATCAGCCTGCGCACTCAGATCCCCAGCGGTGAAATCCCGATATTCCCAGCAGAAACCGATCCGGCTACTCTGCGAGCCGCCGCGATTCTTCTCGGCGGTCACAGGTTCACCACTCCGCCAGAGCCGTTCTCCTACTGTGCCTGGACCGAAGGCCGCCCAGATTGATCCTGCGTGGACCATCAGTGACCGAGCCACATCAGGCATGGTAGAGGATCACGAGACATGCTCTGACGAACGATACAGGGATCAGGTTAGTTCGGATCGGAAGTTCCGATTCCTCAGGATTTTTTAG
- a CDS encoding DUF6325 family protein, with amino-acid sequence MATEQFSGPIGYAVFVSERSADLSAGLRAILDRAGQGLIDLIDIEVIARGSAGEPTKLELTDITCSPAERAALAGIESGILDTEDLNSISAELTDTQLAVAVVYEDLTLSAAAAAWAKVGGTELFSGGIAISDLEVSLEEGDLQ; translated from the coding sequence GTGGCGACTGAACAATTCTCGGGACCCATCGGGTACGCCGTATTCGTATCCGAACGGTCAGCTGATTTGAGCGCAGGTCTACGCGCAATCCTTGACCGAGCTGGTCAGGGTCTCATTGATCTCATCGACATCGAGGTGATCGCACGCGGCAGCGCCGGTGAGCCTACGAAGCTAGAGTTAACTGATATCACCTGCTCACCTGCAGAACGTGCCGCCCTCGCTGGCATTGAATCCGGGATCCTTGATACAGAGGATCTCAACTCGATCTCCGCAGAGCTTACGGATACCCAACTCGCCGTGGCCGTTGTCTATGAAGACCTAACTCTGTCCGCCGCGGCCGCAGCGTGGGCCAAGGTCGGAGGCACCGAACTTTTCTCCGGTGGTATTGCCATCTCAGATCTCGAAGTTTCACTCGAAGAAGGAGACCTTCAATGA
- a CDS encoding SHOCT domain-containing protein, translating to MSLFRTAARAHVATRVIGNTHRRQQQRWAAQDSAAAQAAPPQPPTAPQVAATSQPQSVPDTASMLAQLEQLGQLRTAGVLTEAEFEAQKQRILAAF from the coding sequence ATGAGCCTGTTTCGCACAGCCGCACGTGCACATGTAGCCACTCGGGTCATCGGCAACACTCACCGCAGGCAGCAGCAACGCTGGGCTGCACAAGATTCTGCGGCAGCACAAGCTGCGCCGCCCCAGCCACCAACGGCTCCTCAAGTCGCGGCCACATCCCAACCTCAGTCTGTACCTGATACAGCTTCCATGCTCGCGCAGCTCGAACAGCTTGGCCAACTACGTACCGCCGGTGTCCTTACGGAAGCCGAATTCGAAGCGCAGAAGCAACGTATTCTGGCCGCATTCTGA